Proteins found in one Macrobrachium nipponense isolate FS-2020 chromosome 35, ASM1510439v2, whole genome shotgun sequence genomic segment:
- the LOC135208861 gene encoding NIF3-like protein 1 — MELKEVVKRLNNYAPTSLAESWDNVGLLVEPHTKRAVGVLMLTNDLTEEVMDEAEQRNVNCILSYHPPVFRPLKRVTSKAWKERIVARCLEKGIAIYSPHTSYDALKGGVNDWLIQAFEATSVVPLQQSSQPSQHSHQVTIENTKDGNGAELLEYFRQRLDKSCSFYL; from the exons atGGAACTCAAGGAAGTAGTAAAACGTCTGAATAATTATGCTCCAACTTCCCTGGCAGAATCTTGGGATAATGTTGGTCTTCTTGTTGAACCACATACTAAGAG GGCAGTTGGAGTTCTTATGTTAACAAATGACCTGACTGAGGAAGTAATGGACGAAGCAGAGCAACGCAATGTAAATTGCATATTGTCTTACCACCCACCTGTTTTTAGGCCCTTGAAGAGAGTAACAAGCAAAGCATGGAAA GAGCGAATTGTGGCAAGATGTTTAGAGAAAGGGATTGCAATTTATTCTCCACACACTTCTTATGATGCTCTCAAGGGGGGAGTAAACGACTGGCTCATCCAAGCCTTTG AGGCAACATCAGTAGTTCCATTGCAGCAAAGCTCACAACCTTCACAGCACAGCCATCAGGTCACCATTGAAAACACTAAAGATGGTAATGGAGCAGAGTTGTTAGAGTATTTTCGTCAGCGGTTAGACAAATCTTGTTCATTTTACTTGTAA